The region ATCATGACTGACCACTGGTACGAGACGGACACCACACGACACAGGCAGAACTGCGACCAGTTCGGGCCGGACGCCAACGAACACAAGAACCGGTTGATGCCCATCTATCACCTGCCCCTGATGGACAGCAGCAATCCTCGGAGGAACCAGGCGCTGCTCCGAGCGATCCACGTCGGGAGTAGAGAGGAGCTCCTGGAAAACTGGAGGTCCATTTTGGGAATGGGAATTTTAGAAACGGAATGCGGGCGCCCTATTTTCTCCACTTACTCTGGACTTTGGAGGAAATGTTATTATCTAGGAAAGGACAAGGACATCGACAACCTCATATCCAAGGGTAAGAGATGCTGTGGGTTATTTGACCCCGGGCCCAGTGCGGTGCAGTGAAACCGCATCGCTTGGAGATATTACTTAACATCGAACCAATATATAGGCCGATAACTTTCCTGAAAGAAATAGTAGGACTATTTGTAAATGCATGCAATGCTGTTCAATGGTCATTTCAACTAATGATAGAATACATCCATTGATCTTTGAAGAAAACTCATGAGTTTATAGGCTACAACTGACTTAAACCCGTTATAACCCAAAATGTAGTTGTTTTTGTTGTAATTTCAGTGTTTGTAAACAAACGatgtatagcttcaaaacatgTTTTAAACTATCATGTTGCCCTCGGAGATTCTGTGTGGGCCTAGCCCATCTGTAAGCCATGGTTGTGTATATTTGTGTCCATAACAAATCTATTAATTCGGATAACCATCCAGACCTCAGATAAGCTCTGTGATCTGTCAGAAATCAAGGTCATTACATTTGGCCTGACACAAAAGGCATTCTAGCAAGCATTGGATGTGTTCAATAtacattatatttctatgatccATATCATTTGCATGAGGATAGAACGTGATATGAATTTTAATATATGTGAATAGATAAACGGGTGCCTTCTGTACATAACATGCTCTGAACTCAATCAGTTGGAAACTTGCTCAAAAGCTCGAAATCGTGGAGTTGAGTTTGGTTAGCTAGGCTTCTCAAATAAACATTTTGTATACCAATTAATATAGTAAGTGACAATAGAAATGTCATTAGGCCAACTTTTTCTAATATTGGTATATAGTTTTCGGAAGGGGAGCAGGTCAGATCCCTGCCATACTTAATGCAACAATTCTACTGAGTTACAattaatataaggaaatcagtcaattgaaataaatgaattaggctaatctatggatttcacatgactgggcaggggtgcagccatgggtgggactGGGAGGGCACAAACCCTCACCACTTggtgagccaggcccagccaatcagaaatagTTTTTCCCACAAAGGGatatattacagacagaaataccccTCATTTTCATCAGCAGTCCGGggagctggtctcagacgatcccacaagtgaagaagcctgatgtggaggtcctgggcaggcgtggttacacgtgatctgcaGTTGTGAgtctggttggacgtactgccaaattcaatAAAATGACATGATAAAGAAAAtagcattcaattctctggcaacagctctggtggactatCTTGCAGTCAGCAAGTCAATAGCACGtttcttcaaaacttgagacattggcggcattgtgttgtgttacaaaactgcacattttttgtgactttttattgtccccagcacatggtgcacctgtgtaatgatcatgctgtttaatcagcttcttgatatgccacacctgtcaggtggatggattatcttggcaaagatgaaatgctcactaacagtcatgtaaacaaatgtgtgcacaaaatttgagagaaataagctttttgtgcgtatggaacatttctgggatcttttatttcagttcatgaaacatgggaccaacatttacatgttgcgtttatattgttaGTTATCAGAGATGTAGTAGACCTATTGGGGTTGGTACGGCATTTCCACGTTTGGCTTTTACTAGTCTAGAGGAAGTAAAATCTGCCATCTTGTGGGTTAAATTCTAACTTACAGCCTATTATGAAGTCTGTTCACATGACATGTGGGTCTGAATATCAAAGTAAACCTTAACGTGTACGTGACTTGACTACAGCAACTAATTATATAGAGTTAAGATGCTAGAATAAATCATGGCATTAAAGTGAAAGTAGACCCCCTTGGGCTTTATAAAGTCTAGAAATGAGTACAGCTTTTCTCAAGACAACTGTCCTTGAGAAACACTTGCCCTTTTCTATTTTTTGGCCTTAACCTGATACACAATATGTTCACACAAGTTATTGTCTCTGTGCAGGTATAGCCCAGCGATGCACCATCATCAAGTACCATTTCTCCCAGCCCATACGGCTCCGCAACATCCCTCTCAACCTGACCCGCACCATCCAGCAGGATGAGTGGCACCTCTTACGTAAGAACCTTTTCTCATTATGAAGGAGGTTCCCTGATTCATTCAGACATCCTATTACTCTCCTACTACCTTCCATTCAAAAGGAGGGCACATATTCATTTACATGAATTACATTTAGCTGACACTAGAAAAGAGAGTGGTTACAGAGAGGGAAACAACTGTGtgctcatcctctcctcctttccctgaTGTCAGACCTGCGGCGGATCACAGCAGGGTTTCTAGGCATGGCGGCAGCCGTTCTGTTGTGTGGCTGCATCGTGGCGTCTGTCAGCTTCGCCTGGGAGAAGAGTCTCACTCAGCACGTCTCTGGGCTGCTCTTTCTCATGGCAGGTACTgttaacccccccaaaaaaaatcaccTGATAGTGATAGTGTGTTTTCTTAAACAACTGATTTGTCTCTCACATTCTCCTCCTCTTTGCGGTCCCTCTTCCTTCTTAGGGACCTTCAGCATCATCTCCCTGTGTACCTACGCGGCCAACGTGTCCTACGACCTGGCCAGGGTTCCTCCTTTCATCTACGGGCTGCCTGCTGACGTGGAGCATGGCTACAGCTGGTCCAGCTTCTGTGCCTGGCTCAGTCTGGGGCTGACGGTGGCATCTGGATGCCTGTGCACCACCTTCCCCATCCTCAGCTGTAGCAGCAGCAAAGCCCAGCAGGGCAAGGCTGCCCCAAACGCCAGTGTCTGACACACACTTTCCTGCGTTTGATATACACTTTGctgtgtgtcacacacacacacacacacacactgagctgcagCAAGGGCTTGTAGGAAGAAAGAGTCTAATATGTCTGTGTCGGACATCCCCCTTTACTGTGTCGGACACACCCCTTTATGGTGTCGGACACACCTCTTACTGCATCTTTCACATCAACTCTGAGCCGTAGCAACAGCCTGCTGACCAAGCCCATCCCCAGACATTGGTCTGACACTGCTGCAGCAGGCGTCTGGGACTAACATTGACTCCTACATTTTCAGGGTGAAAACACTTCGGAGTGCTTCTACTAGACCCTGCATAAAAATCTAGGTTACCTCCATGTAGCAAAACATGCTGGAATTATGGAAATATTGAACCATCAATGTTAGCTACACCCCTGCATTCAGGCTTTGTCTGGGGCCTTTATGCAATTATGTCTGTGATTCAGCCTACTGCTACATTTCCACATTATATTTCCTATGTGTGATCAGAATTCAGTGTCATGCAAGTAACGGTCAAATCACTGGTGGGAAAACAGAGGCCTTGACGGGTCATCAAAAATGACTAAGTTATTTGAAAGGAAAATAACTATAGAAAAGAAGATAGAATTTATAGACAGAGGTGACTCAAACTGACATTGATATGTACTCTGACCATAATGGATCAAGCAGAATATACTAGCAGATCTCTAACCAAAATTGTAAGGACATCCATCTGTGGCTATTCATTAATCCTCTTATCAATGGACACAGACCAAACCCCTGTGCTCCCCCCCCCATCAATGGATATCAACCCCTGATCCTCCCAGTGGAACCTAAGATGAGTGTATTTACCTTAGTCTCAGTGGATGTATTCTGTAATCTAATCCCAGACAGTGAATAATTGTTGGATGTGAGCCGTGGTCTGATTGGGTAAATAGAGCTGCAGAATTTCAGACTCCTGAGAAGTGAAACTGAGGAACTCGAGAAATATGCATTATTTCCTTCCACCATTAACAAAGTAATTGGAATAGAATAAAAGTAGTAACAAAATTGGGTTTGACATTCTATGACATGTATGTATTTTGCTTCATTTTGTGGTAGTACAGTACACGTTGGTAAAATTCTAACCATGCCAAATTGATAGTGATTTTCTGTGTTTCACAGGTGGCATTGTCTTTGAAGTCTGTGTGAATGTCTCTTGAATCCAGTGTATCCATCTCCTAAAAAGTGTCATTCAGGCTCCACTATGCAGGGGTTgagtgtgtgtatacagtcaggTCCACTGAGTGTGGTAGTAGCAGTCAGGATCTTGACATACTTGTGAATAAGAGCGTCTATAGCTCCCAGGCTCACTCTGTGGTAGCTTAGGGGCTGCAGTGAGGGGAAAAGGCTTGGGGTATGGGAGGGGTCCACATCACCTCCCAATCCCACCCCAGTCCCCTCTCCCTGGGTGTGTGAGGGTACTGGTCTGGGGGTcatgcttttcttcagcaggcaGGAGAGCTGGGGACTAAGCAGCAAAACCAGGGTCCCACCCACACAGAGAACTCTGAAAAAACATGCATGTTTGATTGAttaaaataaatcaatcaataagCAATTCCATTCTCAACTTTTGCTGTATCCTgaatgtttatttgagcaattatGAAATTGGGATACATGATACTACAGCTAGCTAAATACAATacctttccatctctctcacaATCACTGGAAGAGAGGCAGCCATGCCAGTCTTGGTGCCAAACTTCTTCCCAAAAGGGACATCACAGACAACGACATCCACACTACAGGAAGGCAGTGGAATCTCTTCACAGAAAGGAGGAAAACGAGGAGGAATGAATTAAATTAGGAAATCATGCAGAATCATTTACTGCATTGTGGGTAAACAAATACCATAATGCCTACAGTATATCAGGGACAACTGCTACATGTATTAAAACACCTAATTtgatctacagtacatacatcaGAATTAACCACATTTTTATGAAGTCATACATGACAAATGGTCATACATAAATGGCATACTTCACAATGACTCATGTGTAGTGGATTGGCATTCCTACCCTTGGATGATGCCTGCAGCAGCTGCACCCTATCCCCAAACTTTGCAAACTCCACATTCTGATCAGCTTTCACCAACTGAGACTCATCAATGTCCAGACCCAGGAAAAAGGCATCCtgtttggagaaaaaaacacAATGAATTTCTGAACAAAACAACATATATTTAAGTGGAATTATACAAATGTAATGGAATTAAAAAAGGATCAGCATGTTTACAACTTTTTTTCTGTCAATTACATCCCCTAACTGCATCCACATCAAAAAGCTAACACAAGCATCATAAAATGACCATAAAATTCAAATGGATCAATATAAAAGGTTCCCTCAGAAGACACCTGATATTCATGTGCAGCTTCCAGTAGAATAGTTCCCACTCCACACATCGGGTCTATCACACAAGAGCcaggctgggtgagagagagagaatacattcaGAACACACCAGGCCAAGCGACGGTGTGAGAAGAGAACAAAATATTTGGTCCTTTTGATGTTAGCACAGAACCTCAGAACACAACCACACATCAACGAGAGGAAGATGAGACCAAACACGTGAGCTGGAGAGAGGAACTCCTTCCATGCCATGCGGTAGCTACAGTACCTTGATGTCTGACAGAGAGGCCATGGCCCAGGCTATAGTGGATCTCAGCCCAGTAGTTTTCATATAACTCCGGTTGGCTAAAGGAAGCCTGGTGAGAAAGAGGGAAGCATACACTATTAGACATAGTCAACTAGAAGAGATATCCAGAAGGAAATAGACATTGAATACAATTGTTGACACAGAGGGCAAGAACAGGTTCTGATCATGTCACCAACCTGAGGAGAGGTATCCCGAGGACACAGTGGTCATCACTCATATACACATTCACCTACAGAGGAAACGCATCATttaacagtgcattcggaaagtattctgaccccttgactttttccacattttgacacGTTACAGTATTATTCTAAATTGATTCAATTAATTACCTTCACACAATACCctacaatgacaaagcgaaaacaggattttagacatttttgcaaatttatatattaaaaaaaacatttatataagtattcagaccttttgctatgagactcgaaattgagctcaggtgcatcctgttaccattgatcatccttgagatgtttctacaacttggagtccacctgtggtaaattcaattgatcggacacgatttcaaaaaggcacacacctgtctaaaataaggtcccacagttgacagtgcatgtcagagcaaaaaccaagccatgaggttgaaggaattgtccatagagctccgagacaggattatgtcgaggcacagatctggggaagggtaccaaaacagttctgcagtatttaaggtccccaagaacacagtggcgtccatcattcttaaatggaagaagtttggaaccaccaagactcttcctagagctggccacctggccaaactgagcaatcgggggagaagggcctttggtcagggaggtgaccaagaaccctgaTGGTCACTTTGAAAGAGCtacagagtttctctgtggcgatgggagaaacatacagaaggacaacaatctctgcagcagttcaccaatcaggcctttatggtagtggcagacggaagccactcctcagtaaaatgcacgacagcccacttggcgtttgccaaaaggcacctaaagacactcagaccatgagaaacaagattctccggtctgatgaaagcaagattgaactctttggcatgaatgccaagcgtcacacctggaggaaacctggcaccatccctacggtgaagcatggtggtggcagcatcatgctgtggtgatgtatttcaggggcagggactgggagactagtcaggatcgagggaaggatgaacggagcacactacagagatccttgatgaaaacctgatccaaagcgctcaggacctcagaactggggtgaaggttcacctcaagcagcacgacacatctccttcgcatagagttgatcaggctgttgattgtggtctgtggaattttgtcccactcctcttcaatggctgtgcgaagttgctggatattggcgggaactggaacacgctgttgtacttGTTGACCCAGAGAATCCCAAACATactcaataggtgacatgtctggtgagtatgcaggccatggaagaaaatctaattttatttgtcacaggtgccaaatacaacaccttaccgtgaaatgcttacttacaagcccttaaccaacaatgcagttaagaaaatagagttaagaacatatttactgggacattttcagcttgcaggaattgtgtacagacatggggtcgtgcattctcatgctgaaacatgagttgatggtggcagatgaatggcatgacaatgggacTCAAGATCTCATCACggcatctctgtgcattgaaattgccatcgataaaatgcattgtccataccataaccccactgctaccattgggcactctgttcacaacattggcatcagcaaacagctccctcacacaacaccatacacgtggtctgtggttgtaaagtcggttggacgtactgccaaattctctaaaatgacattggaggcggcttatggtagagaaacgaACATTCAATTccaactttacatgttgcgttcatatctTTGTTCTGTGTATAAACAGTATATTCTACATGCCTGACTGCAGAAAAGTTAAATGGACTTTTACACTTGGCATGGTCAGACAAAGAAATATGAGAATCTCCTCACAGGTTGCGGTAATCATCCAATTATGGTTATGGCAAAATTAATATAACCTCCAGATTATCTTCATGTTAGTGTGATGACCATATATGGTTCATATTACCTCCAGATCTGGTTTCCTCAGGTCCACTCTCCAGCCCAGCTGTCTGCTCGCCGCTGTTCCAATGATCCTACTCAGatcctagacagacagacaccatcacAAACAGGACAAAGTCAAATCCTCATCTATCACctcattaaaaaaaacacaataacCTGAAACCTTCCAGACTAAACACCTGTTCTTATACGCATTTTCCATTAAGAAGAAAAGATGTGACAAATACCTTCTCTCCTCCAAAGTGCATACCTGGGGAGAGAAACGTCTGGACAGGGCTCCACTGCACCGACAGCTCACTCTGAAAGACACTGTGGATGTCTTCCTGTCACGGCTGCCTTCTATACGGTCCTCTTCAACTTTGTCCCCTGCAACACAGTTTACCCTTCCAGAGTCTTCTGTTGATGAAATGTGATCCTTGCTTGGTCCTAAttctcgtctctctccctctagtcccaGCTTCTGTGCTCCATTTGGTCCGTTACAAGTTGACCCCTCAACACCACTCTCTttcgcctcctcttcctccctcttcctcttcctccctggtagggccacgctcaaggtacagTCGCTTCTCATCATCAGGTCTCTCTGCAGGCATCTCCATGACAACACAGCTCTGGTCCAGTCACTTCCATCACCCATGAGCCTTGACTGGATACCAGATGGTGTTTTAGCTGAGTGTGACAGAAAAGTAAATACAGTGAAAATATAAAGTCCTGTGCAAACCATTTAATTGCAGCCTCATACTTTTAATCAGAGAGGATAAATATTCATACAGAATATTTGGTAGGCTTACCTGTATGGCCCGAGAGGGGGGAGTGTCGCTTTAAAAGTAGAAACAGCCTCTCTGCAGATTTCAGCTCCCTCACTTGCTTTATTTCAAAAGAGGTGGTGAAGAACACTTTTCCAGGGATGTGATCCACCTACACAATACACTTATTTAGTGCAAACTAAGAATTCCCTAACATATAATCATATCAACAACATGAAATGACCACTTGTTAATAAGAAAAGATTAATACAGAGCCAGGATTTACGATTGGCTTTTTTCAAAGCAGCCAACCTTTGCAATATGCATGCGCAGTCAGCTGCCTGGCTTCCAGCTAGTTAAGAGGAAGACCATTTTATATAAACGGTATTACTTTATTGGCTAGTGTTTTATATAAATTCATTGCACATTattactaacgttagctacacTAATACTGTAGCCTGGAACTAACTTATGTCTTGACTACTCACATCTTTGGCTGCAAGTTTGGTCTTCACCTCCTGAATCAGGAAAGGCTCCATGCCGTTCCCTGCGGTGCAATAGAACTGTAGAGCAGCACACTGAGAATTTGAGTCGTTCATACTGTCGAGTTTAGAAATGCTAAACTATAAAAGTAAAACTCGAAATCTCCATGCCAGTACCTACGTGGGCTGCCATGTTGTTTTGTTTACACGGAAACGGAAATACAGAaaagaggcagctggttatttcCTGCGCTGACCAGCAGAGGTTGCTTTAGCACTACAAAAGAGCCTCAATAACACAACTGACAATTGCTAGTTACCAcaaccacaaagtcataaaccccgcctatttctaaaatgtatcaTCAAagttattttaaacctaaccttaaccacactgttaaccttatgcctaacactAACCTTAGATTAAGATCAAAAAGCAAATTTGTGTTTTCATAAATatttacgatatagccaattttgactgtgGCAACTATTGATAACCCTGAGAGTTGGGTTATACAAGTGAATAATGCCAGGTAAGGAAATTTACGAATGTTTCTGTGTATCATCCTTTGAATGTGCCAGAGTTGCTCATACCTTTTCATGTAGATTTGCATGATCCCATAGAAGGCATCCAAATAAAATGGCATCCAAATAAAATGGATGAACTGTTTGGGAGAGTGTTgtaagttgagccattttttacattcagtatgactccgtcaagggaaatataatattatttctaacaaagatatctacatagatttcaggatgttgtgtattccTGGAAATAAACATGACCGTTTTCAAAACATAGCTTGTGAAGAAAAGTTTTTAAAAGTATCTTGGTACATCTTACCTCGTGTTTGGGGTAAGTTGAAAATAAGGACAGGGTAAGTTGAGAGCCCTACACTTTTCTGTACTGTATTAAATATTACCTTTTgaaaaccatgtctatctttatttcccaaacacaattcaacacaatcacaatacatttttttgtcttTAAATCATTTTCTTAATCATCATCTTTTAACACAGGCGTAACACCCAAAAACATTGTACTTTTTTAAACACTTAACAAAGGGCAGGCCCTGGGGTTACCTTATATCCCAgcgataatgccttgcattagAAAACACTTACATTTGCTCATCTTACCCCATGGCGATTGGCCAAACTCACCctgtggccattggctcaacttacctcatggccattggctcaacttacatttacatttacatttaagtcatttagcagacgctcttatccagagcgacttacaaaatggtgcattcaccttatgatatccagtggaacaaccactttacaatagtgcatctaaatcttttaaggggggggttagaaggattactttatcctatcctaggtattcgttaaagaggtggggtttcaggtgtctccggaaggtggtgattgactccgctgtcctggcgtcgtgagggagcttgttccacaattggggtgccagagcagcgaacagttttgactgggctgagcgggaactgtgcttcctcagaggtaggggggccagcaggccagtggtggatgaacgcagtgcccttgtttgggtgtagggcctgatcagagcctgaaggtatggaggtgccgttcccttcacagctccgtaggcaatcaccatggtcttgtagcggatgcgagcttcaactggaagccagtggagagagcggaggagcggggtgacgtgagaaaacttgggaaggttgaacaccagacgggctgcggcgttctggatgagttgtaggggtttaatggcatgggcagggagcccagccaacagcgagttgcagtaatccagacgggagatgacaagtgcctggattaggacctgcgccgcttcctgtgtgaggcagggtcgtactctgcgaatgttgtagagcatgaacctacaggatcgggtcaccgccttgatgttagtggagaacgacagggtgttgtccaggatcacgccaaggttcttagcactctgggaggaggacacaagggagttgtcaaccgtgatggcgagatcatggaacgggcagtccttccccgggaggaagagcagctccatcttgccgaggttcagcttgagctggtgatctgtcatccacactgatatgtctgacagacatgcagagatgcgattcgccgcctggttatcagaagggggaaaggagaagattaattgtgtgtcgtctgcatagcaatgataggagagaccatgtgaggatatgacagagccaagtgacttggtgtatagcgagaataggagagggcctagaacagagccctgggggacaccagtggtgagagcgcatggtgcggagacagattctcgccacgccacctggtaggagcgacctgtcaggtaggacgcaatccaagcgtgggccgcgccggagatgcccaactcggagagggtggagaggaggatctgatggttcacagtatcaaaggcagcagataggtctagaaggatgagagcagaggagagagagttagctttagcagtgcggagagcatccgtgacacagagaagagcagtctcagttgaatgcccagtcttgaaacctgactgattaggatcaagaaggtcattctgagagagatagcaggagagctggccaaggacggcacgttcaagagttttggagagaaaagaaagaagggatactggtctgtagttgttgacatcggagggatcgagtgtaggttttttcagaaggggtgcaactctcgctctcttgaagacggaagggacgtagccagcaaacttaccccaaggcaaacatttgaaCTATATTAGCCCCTACAGTTACAAGGATGCACTTCATGCTCGGGTTTAGGACTTCATGTTGAAGCTAATAGAGACCCcgactgatgtatagaacaatcttaaaattatctactttggtttagataccaGCATCAGGAAAACAATAAATTAATTTGACCTGatgaaaatct is a window of Salmo salar chromosome ssa18, Ssal_v3.1, whole genome shotgun sequence DNA encoding:
- the LOC106577158 gene encoding transmembrane protein 178A isoform X1, encoding MKPCTPVLIRRSEVDRVTDASLTNSSNVDDRRMEKQTLVTAISLSMSLASLVLLITAIMTDHWYETDTTRHRQNCDQFGPDANEHKNRLMPIYHLPLMDSSNPRRNQALLRAIHVGSREELLENWRSILGMGILETECGRPIFSTYSGLWRKCYYLGKDKDIDNLISKGIAQRCTIIKYHFSQPIRLRNIPLNLTRTIQQDEWHLLHLRRITAGFLGMAAAVLLCGCIVASVSFAWEKSLTQHVSGLLFLMAGTVNPPKKNHLIVIVCFLKQLICLSHSPPLCGPSSFLGTFSIISLCTYAANVSYDLARVPPFIYGLPADVEHGYSWSSFCAWLSLGLTVASGCLCTTFPILSCSSSKAQQGKAAPNASV
- the LOC106577158 gene encoding transmembrane protein 178A isoform X2, producing MKPCTPVLIRRSEVDRVTDASLTNSSNVDDRRMEKQTLVTAISLSMSLASLVLLITAIMTDHWYETDTTRHRQNCDQFGPDANEHKNRLMPIYHLPLMDSSNPRRNQALLRAIHVGSREELLENWRSILGMGILETECGRPIFSTYSGLWRKCYYLGKDKDIDNLISKGIAQRCTIIKYHFSQPIRLRNIPLNLTRTIQQDEWHLLHLRRITAGFLGMAAAVLLCGCIVASVSFAWEKSLTQHVSGLLFLMAGTFSIISLCTYAANVSYDLARVPPFIYGLPADVEHGYSWSSFCAWLSLGLTVASGCLCTTFPILSCSSSKAQQGKAAPNASV
- the thumpd2 gene encoding THUMP domain-containing protein 2, with the protein product MNDSNSQCAALQFYCTAGNGMEPFLIQEVKTKLAAKDVDHIPGKVFFTTSFEIKQVRELKSAERLFLLLKRHSPLSGHTAKTPSGIQSRLMGDGSDWTRAVLSWRCLQRDLMMRSDCTLSVALPGRKRKREEEEAKESGVEGSTCNGPNGAQKLGLEGERRELGPSKDHISSTEDSGRVNCVAGDKVEEDRIEGSRDRKTSTVSFRVSCRCSGALSRRFSPQDLSRIIGTAASRQLGWRVDLRKPDLEVNVYMSDDHCVLGIPLLRLPLANRSYMKTTGLRSTIAWAMASLSDIKPGSCVIDPMCGVGTILLEAAHEYQDAFFLGLDIDESQLVKADQNVEFAKFGDRVQLLQASSKEIPLPSCSVDVVVCDVPFGKKFGTKTGMAASLPVIVREMERVLCVGGTLVLLLSPQLSCLLKKSMTPRPVPSHTQGEGTGVGLGGDVDPSHTPSLFPSLQPLSYHRVSLGAIDALIHKYVKILTATTTLSGPDCIHTLNPCIVEPE